One window from the genome of Vibrio sp. VB16 encodes:
- a CDS encoding glycosyltransferase family 4 protein produces the protein MEQNTHQKKSKNHCLIFDPIPFFGGSKLATQEALNQCDNESVSFTVLTVSPTCWESEVSLSTHQIKTIHLRMPPLLFNASHGGLFWVKQFYFSLMLFITLLRIPPVNTVVGMSGPGVDMSLYLVKVFWRFPLIQLIHGPVAKSRSIGHCLTKADVIFALESCHPSIQSAFSHYFGWRVHAHSAREFTQFALSSPHYLFFNNGISSNQWPTSCTYGEPRLFWAASLLKWKGLDTLIETGKRLGNTTPIPTDICYIKPERTQISITQAPVQIPLFSWHKNPRNLDELRARNNVFVSTSQNEPFGLSILEAMAAGMCVLIPNDGAYWDSVLTHKVDCIKYKPNDSEDLFLSIQTLIYSPFLIPAIGQKAKSKAENYHAEQCYRKIAKAIVQPHKQITKGG, from the coding sequence ATGGAACAGAATACGCATCAAAAGAAATCCAAAAATCACTGCTTAATTTTTGATCCGATTCCGTTCTTCGGAGGTTCAAAGCTTGCCACTCAAGAAGCCCTCAACCAGTGTGATAACGAGTCCGTCTCATTCACTGTCCTTACCGTTAGCCCGACTTGCTGGGAGAGTGAGGTTTCATTAAGTACCCATCAAATAAAGACCATTCACCTTCGAATGCCTCCCCTTCTTTTCAACGCCAGTCACGGAGGACTTTTTTGGGTCAAGCAATTCTATTTTTCTCTCATGCTCTTCATCACTTTACTTCGTATCCCGCCCGTAAACACAGTGGTAGGCATGTCTGGTCCAGGCGTTGATATGTCGCTCTATCTCGTAAAGGTATTCTGGCGGTTTCCATTGATTCAACTTATCCATGGCCCTGTTGCGAAGTCTCGCTCCATTGGTCATTGCTTAACGAAAGCAGACGTCATCTTTGCGCTTGAATCCTGCCACCCGTCAATACAATCAGCGTTTAGCCATTATTTCGGTTGGAGAGTCCACGCTCATTCCGCACGGGAATTTACACAGTTTGCTCTCTCCTCTCCACACTATCTTTTTTTCAACAATGGTATTAGTTCAAATCAATGGCCGACTTCGTGTACCTATGGTGAACCGCGCCTTTTTTGGGCCGCATCTCTACTAAAATGGAAGGGGCTAGATACACTGATTGAAACTGGAAAACGCTTAGGCAATACAACCCCCATACCTACAGACATTTGTTATATAAAGCCGGAACGTACGCAGATCTCGATTACACAAGCACCGGTTCAAATCCCACTTTTTTCATGGCATAAAAACCCTAGAAACCTGGATGAATTAAGAGCACGAAACAATGTATTTGTTTCTACTAGCCAAAATGAACCCTTTGGCTTATCGATACTAGAAGCAATGGCCGCCGGTATGTGTGTTCTCATTCCCAATGACGGTGCCTATTGGGATAGTGTATTGACTCATAAGGTGGATTGTATCAAATACAAACCCAACGATTCTGAAGACCTTTTTCTCTCTATCCAAACACTTATTTATTCTCCTTTCTTGATTCCAGCTATCGGTCAAAAAGCAAAAAGTAAAGCAGAGAACTATCATGCAGAACAATGCTATAGAAAAATCGCAAAGGCCATAGTGCAACCGCACAAACAAATCACGAAAGGGGGTTAA
- a CDS encoding lipopolysaccharide biosynthesis protein, producing the protein MKGLSLFMLPFIAANLSIEEVGKLEILASIAAFLGLFINLSMHEALYRYSGVENSPLNKKKIAAQIYTLTVLIALLTLPLLLLFSGYYLTQLTLLVTHTEFSILAFGLSIEGALGISLAWLRMQDRAKCFVLVTAASAILQLILVIMAIRLDAGVSGVLLSSVVSHAIQLGVLHRINRWSFTFPSVEKMKTFARYCLPLALASSIGFALNGADRWILAYSGSLADVAVYAIALKFSLAMCILVQPYGLWWMPKRFQHIENFGCQSTAQLSQYGFVWIAMLAASISYLAPVFITLALPEGYSDSTKYVLGTLSIALMKELSEIGNIGLLYRRKTGTLLAINIVASTVGVSVAWLLKESGVWGIILALNIAQLLKLILIFALSQRYYFIPYQTRPILFIFSFTALFILGSYSLNGLTAQIILTIAAPFVILATAIISGLIPSIFLPKLNNSKELGRL; encoded by the coding sequence ATGAAAGGTTTGTCCTTATTTATGTTGCCATTTATTGCCGCTAACCTATCCATTGAAGAGGTGGGTAAACTTGAAATCCTCGCCAGTATCGCGGCATTTCTCGGCCTGTTCATTAATCTATCCATGCACGAAGCGCTTTATCGTTATTCAGGTGTAGAAAATAGCCCGTTGAATAAGAAAAAAATCGCGGCACAAATCTACACGCTGACGGTACTCATTGCGTTACTCACTCTTCCTTTATTGCTTTTATTCTCCGGTTATTACCTTACTCAACTTACGCTTCTGGTTACGCACACTGAATTTTCAATATTAGCCTTTGGTTTATCTATCGAGGGGGCATTGGGAATATCGTTGGCGTGGTTACGCATGCAAGATAGAGCAAAGTGCTTTGTCCTTGTCACCGCCGCAAGCGCAATTCTACAACTGATATTGGTTATTATGGCGATACGATTAGACGCTGGTGTCTCAGGGGTTTTACTTTCCTCTGTTGTTTCACATGCAATTCAACTCGGTGTGCTTCATCGAATTAATAGATGGTCTTTCACCTTTCCTAGTGTTGAGAAAATGAAGACCTTTGCTCGCTATTGCCTACCACTGGCTCTTGCAAGCAGTATTGGTTTCGCCTTGAATGGTGCCGATAGATGGATACTTGCCTATTCTGGATCGCTGGCGGATGTTGCGGTGTACGCCATCGCACTGAAGTTTTCGTTAGCAATGTGTATTCTGGTTCAACCTTACGGCCTCTGGTGGATGCCCAAACGGTTCCAGCACATAGAGAACTTTGGTTGCCAATCGACGGCCCAATTGTCCCAATACGGTTTTGTCTGGATCGCTATGCTTGCCGCGTCAATCTCTTATTTAGCGCCTGTTTTTATCACCTTAGCGCTGCCTGAGGGCTATTCAGATTCAACCAAGTATGTACTGGGAACCCTCTCTATCGCACTGATGAAAGAGCTGAGCGAAATAGGCAATATTGGTCTCCTTTACCGTCGTAAAACTGGCACACTACTCGCTATCAATATCGTCGCTTCAACCGTAGGCGTTTCTGTTGCTTGGTTGCTCAAAGAGTCAGGCGTTTGGGGAATAATATTGGCCCTTAATATTGCTCAACTGCTTAAACTGATTCTGATATTCGCTCTAAGTCAAAGGTACTATTTCATTCCTTATCAGACTCGTCCTATCCTATTCATTTTTTCCTTCACCGCCTTGTTCATCCTAGGTTCCTATTCGTTGAACGGTTTAACCGCCCAAATTATCTTAACCATCGCCGCGCCATTCGTGATTTTAGCAACAGCCATTATCTCTGGCCTTATCCCTTCCATTTTTCTACCCAAATTGAACAATAGCAAAGAGCTCGGTCGTTTATGA